One window of the Lasioglossum baleicum chromosome 8, iyLasBale1, whole genome shotgun sequence genome contains the following:
- the Pwn gene encoding calcium-binding EGF-like domain-containing protein pawn isoform X1 produces MHFLEDDAYRRPVAFERIEETCSFQGSIRRSKSSACFHAAIQNSGQSIVTIDSRGSIRGGAASASVSAIQNDRTSSKSTAEDMVLSASGYTGAERTSSVFHRDGSPTFQRTVPAFQLESSKSVSGFDKSDGRYEDARHEEAIDELTSSKHVDHIDGNNIEVKPGEYYRIALTTREPVSGEGQGAPQGPKLLSEPHQLVGASSQRAQYLQAIDQQRQARQEIPRIFSEHAPPPILETATTGQRQANPDIQDILTGIVKILKANVNVAANTAKPLRPIQPTRINNRGPPRISDVPPLPPDFNTPGMNPPPPPLDHPYPFEKPPAPERPLVNQLPLERPVRPFVNGVPLPEQIVPQGNRPWNWNRPGGNRRPVPLYKPLPPFSDSMFHSDYDQDDKYPDTNLSPPIRDEPAESSTKKEENDRNEATTNSLENTMKVHDEANQDDKANSSIQETGMKDNHKYPTKDNRISNEKTSTPSSETGQSNQVSDSKQEEAPKPVIPLEIKPTKSTKISDHDSTPDANNENEKSTIAKTPTKTFSTLNIETSSSVQVIEPTTTRATVQPTASTANSSRNVTSTSSTIALEPSKSTDVESSTSSSISTETLPSTFIKSTTTTEKTILHTPVASTHLNTFAKNPAPTDRYAYRPRPGIVLDDTLDYTGPQGLATQRPYSPPRHPPIGDIFDVTVSAIQGPGGGGSGEGVRVPVNGNADVILTSAVEGQGFVSIDGKRTYLSLFENSDRTSTHVQPQPQPTRTQAPAVVGTGFAVPQPDPPSPRPTGPIRRLNFHRRPTQPPVRIDTCIVGDTSTCDVSQHEACATVQGVSACHCKPGYAKLQHSLPCKRIISIVVSIRVDKIYDRKVVWDQGFTDKDSEPYQTLAFQANRAIESAMSMTPFSDEYMGSSVNGVFQGDVSQGQGGVFVNATLKLTYEPRTIRPSLAGELQKHLLGVIHRRSNNIGNSALYVDSPPGSISNLQDLDECASSELNDCHSSATCTNNWGGFTCTCNHGLKDPHKDDPNESGRTCISCPSTYCNNRGSCSYQGDHMQCTCTGNYYGAQCEVDGEVLGVAIGASVAALIIIVLTLVCLVMWSRRWSREQKSVGSPVYGYIQGGIPGTLPGTLARVGSVGTLASVKQGPPTNLPPYMWAHFGDHMATANVYATEPMGPTRPSSAVFGYPPINVHGTLPPVPLPRLQPPLRSRQRHQPDPDSSDSEPQDKDRADLIPQSSGFHVPRPKSRSSLANQSGIYNDVEYDQGDLHHLSKNNIPMSTYRPYYRT; encoded by the exons ATGCACTTTCTAGAGGACGACGCTTATCGGCGACCGGTTGCTTTCGAGAGGATCGAGGAGACTTGTTCGTTCCAGGGGTCGATTCGGCGATCGAAATCGTCCGCGTGTTTCCATGCGGCTATACAGAATTCAGGACAGTCGATCGTCACTATCGACTCGCGAGGATCTATAcgtggcggcgcggcgtccgCAA gTGTGTCGGCCATCCAAAACGATCGGACATCCTCGAAATCGACCGCGGAGGATATGGTTCTGAGCGCGAGCGGGTACACAGGAGCGGAAAGGACTTCGAGCGTGTTCCATCGGGACGGGTCGCCGACTTTCCAGAGGACTGTACCAGCATTTCAATTAGAAAGCTCGAAGAGCGTCTCCGGTTTCGATAAAAGCGACGGCAGGTACGAGGACGCCAGGCATGAGGAGGCTATCGACGAGCTAACGTCCTCGAAACACGTTGATCACATCGACGGGAACAATATAGAGGTCAAGCCCGGGGAATACTATCG AATCGCGCTGACAACGAGAGAGCCCGTGTCGGGGGAAGGACAAGGGGCTCCGCAGGGACCAAAACTCTTGTCGGAGCCCCATCAGCTGGTTGGAGCGTCGTCCCAACGGGCACAGTACCTGCAGGCGATCGATCAACAAAGACAAGCTCGCCAAGAGATCCCCAGGATCTTTAGCGAACACGCTCCGCCGCCGATCCTGGAGACAGCGACTACGGGACAACGGCAGGCGAACCCTGACATCCAGGACATCCTCACCGGGATCGTCAAGATCCTGAAAGCCAACGTGAACGTCGCTGCCAACACCGCCAAACCTCTGCGACCGATCCAACCAACTAG GATCAACAACAGAGGTCCACCAAGGATTTCGGACGTCCCACCCTTGCCTCCCGATTTTAATACTCCTGGAATGAATCCACCGCCTCCTCCACTGGATCATCCTTACCCCTTTGAGAAACCGCCAGCTCCGGAGAGACCACTGGTCAATCAGCTACCGCTGGAAAGGCCTGTCAGACCCTTTGTGAACGGAGTCCCGCTGCCAGAGCAGATCGTTCCTCAAGGAAACCGTCCGTGGAATTGGAATCGACCTG GAGGTAACAGACGACCCGTTCCACTCTATAAACCTCTGCCACCATTTTCGGACTCTATGTTCCATTCGGATTACGACCAGGATGACAAATATCCTGATACAAATCTATCTCCTCCAATTCGAGACGAACCAGCAGAGTCTTCTACCAAAAAGGAGGAGAATGATCGCAACGAAGCTACTACCAACAGTCTAGAGAATACAATGAAGGTCCACGATGAGGCTAATCAAGATGACAAAGCGAATAGCTCGATCCAAGAAACTGGGATGAAGGACAACCATAAATATCCAACTAAAGACAATAGAATAAGCAACGAGAAGACATCGACGCCTAGTTCGGAAACTGGTCAATCCAACCAGGTGTCCGATTCGAAACAAGAGGAGGCTCCGAAGCCCGTGATCCCCTTGGAGATCAAGCCCACAAAGTCGACGAAGATCAGCGATCACGACTCCACTCCTGACGCGAACAACGAAAACGAGAAGTCGACGATCGCcaaaacgccgacgaaaacatTCTCGACGCTGAACATCGAGACCAGCTCGTCAGTGCAGGTGATCGAGCCTACGACAACGAGGGCTACTGTTCAACCGACAGCATCTACTGCGAACAGTTCCAGGAATGTTACAAGTACCTCGAGCACGATAGCTCTGGAGCCCAGTAAATCGACCGACGTAGAAAGCTCGACGAGCTCGTCGATTTCGACGGAGACTCTGCCCTCGACTTTCATAAAGAGCACGACTACTACGGAGAAGACTATACTCCACACACCTGTAGCGAGTACCCACCTGAACACGTTCGCCAAAAACCCAG CCCCCACGGATCGCTATGCCTACCGACCCCGGCCTGGAATTGTTCTCGACGACACCTTGGATTACACGGGACCTCAAGGACTGGCCACACAGCGACCCTACTCTCCGCCGAGACATCCGCCTATCGGTGATATTTTTGATGTCACGGTCTCGGCTATCCAAGGCCCCGGCGGTGGAGGCTCCG GAGAGGGTGTTAGAGTGCCGGTAAACGGAAACGCCGACGTGATCCTCACGTCCGCGGTAGAAGGTCAGGGCTTCGTCAGCATCGATGGCAAGAGGACCTATCTGAGCCTGTTCGAAAACTCTGATAGGACATCCACGCACGTGCAGCCGCAACCCCAGCCCACCAGAACGCAGGCACCTGCCGTGGTTGGAACAGG ATTCGCAGTGCCCCAGCCCGATCCACCTAGCCCAAGACCAACCGGTCCAATTAGAAGATTGAACTTCCACAGAAGGCCCACTCAACCTCCAGTTAGGATCGACACCTGTATAGTTGGAGACACGAGCACCTGCGATGTTAGTCAGCACGAGGCCTGTGCCACGGTCCAGGGAGTGTCCGCCTGCCATTGCAAGCCGGGATATGCTAAGCTGCAGCATTCTTTGCCTTGCAAGA GGATCATAAGCATCGTGGTATCCATCAGAGTAGACAAGATCTACGACAGGAAAGTGGTTTGGGACCAAGGGTTCACCGACAAGGACTCGGAGCCTTACCAAACCCTGGCCTTCCAAGCGAACCGCGCT ATCGAGTCAGCCATGTCGATGACACCGTTTTCGGACGAGTACATGGGCTCCTCGGTGAACGGTGTGTTCCAGGGCGACGTGAGCCAGGGGCAAGGGGGTGTCTTTGTGAATGCAACTTTGAAACTCACTTACGAGCCGAGAACAATTAGGCCAAGCCTCGCAGGGGAGCTGCAGAAGCATCTGCTCGGCGTTATTCATCGGCGCAGCAACAATATCGGGAACAGTGCTCTTTACGTAGACAGCCCGCCCGGATCTATATCGAATCTGCAAG ACCTGGACGAGTGCGCCTCGTCGGAGCTGAACGACTGCCATTCGTCGGCGACGTGCACCAACAATTGGGGCGGGTTCACCTGCACCTGCAACCACGGACTGAAGGATCCTCACAAGGACGATCCGAACGAGTCCGGAAGAACGTGCATATCTTGCCCCTCGACATACTGCAACAATCGAGGCTCGTGCTCCTACCAGGGCGACCATATGCAGTGCAC GTGCACTGGAAATTATTATGGGGCACAGTGCGAGGTCGATGGCGAGGTACTGGGGGTAGCTATAGGGGCGTCGGTAGCAgctttaataattatagtttTAACGCTAGTGTGTCTCGTCATGTGGAG TCGAAGGTGGTCGAGGGAGCAAAAATCGGTTGGATCACCGGTTTAtgggtatatacagggtggtattCCTGGCACCCTTCCAGGGACTCTGGCAAGGGTGGGATCTGTCGGCACCTTGGCTTCTGTTAAGCAAGGACCACCCACTAATCTGCCACCCTACATGTGGGCGCACTTTGGAGACCACATGGCGACTGCCAACGTTTACGCG ACGGAGCCCATGGGACCGACCAGGCCGAGTTCAGCAGTGTTCGGCTACCCTCCCATAAACGTCCACGGGACTTTACCGCCAGTTCCGTTGCCAAGACTCCAGCCACCATTGAGATCGAGACAGAGACACCAGCCGGACCCGGACAGCTCGGATTCAGAGCCTCAGGATAAGGACAGGGCCGATTTGATCCCCCAAAGCAGCGGATTCCACGTCCCCAGGCCAAAGTCTAGGTCCTCCTTAGCC AATCAAAGCGGAATCTACAACGACGTCGAGTACGACCAGGGTGACCTGCACCATTTATCGAAAAACAATATCCCGATGTCCACTTACAGGCCGTACTATCGAACGTGA
- the LOC143211424 gene encoding isochorismatase domain-containing protein 2 has product MAMNAAKAVLKQRTTALLICDVQEKFAKAMFEFDKITQNSAKLINALKLLEVPMLVSEQSPKALGKTIPELDISCAKGPFAKTDFSMCTPEINKELATLCCGEKPQAIILIGLETHVCIENTAIDLRQSGYEVHTVADCCTSRTQEDRLLALERMRGLGCHITTSENVIFKLLGGADHKEFKNIQRLVKTPTLFTGLVPKL; this is encoded by the exons ATGGCAATGAACGCCGCGAAAGCAGTCCTCAAACAGAGAACGACCGCCCTGTTGATATGCGACGTACAGGAAAAGTTCGCCAAGGCTATGTTCGAGTTCGACAAGATCACGCAGAACTCCGCGAAACTG ATAAACGCTTTGAAGCTACTAGAGGTCCCTATGTTGGTCTCTGAACAGAGTCCTAAGGCTCTCGGCAAGACCATTCCCGAATTAGATATTTCTTGCGCCAAAGGACCTTTCGCAAAGACTGACTTTTCCATGTGTACACCAGAA ATAAACAAAGAGCTAGCCACACTATGCTGCGGTGAGAAGCCACAGGCAATTATCCTGATAGGTTTAGAGACCCATGTGTGCATAGAGAACACAGCGATAGACCTCAGACAGAGCGGATACGAGGTACACACTGTTGCTGACTGTTGCACATCGCGTACCCAAGAGGATAGATTGTTAGCTCTAGAG AGGATGCGAGGACTAGGATGCCACATAACTACCTCGGAGAATGTTATCTTCAAGCTGCTGGGAGGTGCGGATCACAAGGAGTTCAAAAACATACAACGCTTGGTAAAGACACCGACACTGTTCACAGGGCTTGTCCCCAAACTGTGA
- the LOC143211422 gene encoding deoxyuridine 5'-triphosphate nucleotidohydrolase-like isoform X2 → MKCPPKKPNYEKDRCRCSSQSVSESQEKTLKNTKMPTMNSATILKFAKMTDKAYAPMKGSKSAAGYDLRSAYEYTVPARGKELVKTDLQIEVPEGTYGRIAPRSGLAWKNSIDVGAGVIDADYRGNVGVVLFNFGNEDFKISPGDRVAQLICERIVYPELEESENLDNTERGEGGFGSTGKN, encoded by the exons ATGAAGTG CCCGCCAAAAAAGCCCAACTACGAGAAAGACCGTTGCCGGTGTTCGTCACAGTCAGTCAGTGAGAGCCAAGAGAAAACGTTGAAGAACACCAAGATGCCGACAATGAACAGTGCAACAATATTGAAATTCGCAAAGATGACAGACAAAGCTTATGCTCCTATGAAAGGATCGAAGTCTGCTGCCGGTTACGACTTAAGAAG tGCTTACGAATACACAGTGCCAGCTCGTGGCAAAGAGTTAGTCAAGACGGATTTGCAAATCGAAGTTCCTGAAGGCACTTATGGCAGAATCGCACCACGATCCGGTCTTGCGTGGAAAAACAGCATCGACGTTGGCGCCGGCGTAATCGATGCTGATTACCG AGGAAACGTGGGGGTTGTGTTATTTAACTTTGGCAACGAGGACTTTAAGATCTCACCAGGGGACCGTGTAGCGCAATTGATTTGTGAAAGAATTGTCTATCCTGAACTGGAGGAAAGTGAGAATTTAGATAACACAGAGAGAGGAGAAGGAGGCTTCGGTTCTACAGGAAAGAACTGA
- the LOC143211432 gene encoding uncharacterized protein LOC143211432 — protein sequence MEIVMNALRSKGVMTDDLEEKLSGLMSDEAKERLSGIFEKYRSLSDEEKEEFVDTVFGKLRESLQERTEAGAGLSVLQSHSYTIFFGAVFLITLVIGTCGLELL from the coding sequence ATGGAGATAGTGATGAACGCTCTGAGGAGCAAAGGCGTGATGACGGACGATCTGGAGGAGAAGTTGTCCGGGCTTATGTCGGACGAAGCGAAAGAGAGGCTGTCTGGAATCTTCGAGAAATACAGGTCGTTGAGCGACGAGGAGAAAGAGGAGTTCGTGGATACCGTGTTCGGGAAGCTGAGAGAGTCCCTGCAGGAGAGAACCGAAGCCGGGGCAGGGCTCTCTGTCCTGCAGTCTCATTCGTACACTATTTTCTTCGGCGCGGTTTTCTTGATAACTCTGGTTATCGGTACGTGCGGCCTCGAGCTGCTGTAG
- the Pwn gene encoding calcium-binding EGF-like domain-containing protein pawn isoform X2, giving the protein MRGHARIMVLGTLVLLALVGVSAIQNDRTSSKSTAEDMVLSASGYTGAERTSSVFHRDGSPTFQRTVPAFQLESSKSVSGFDKSDGRYEDARHEEAIDELTSSKHVDHIDGNNIEVKPGEYYRIALTTREPVSGEGQGAPQGPKLLSEPHQLVGASSQRAQYLQAIDQQRQARQEIPRIFSEHAPPPILETATTGQRQANPDIQDILTGIVKILKANVNVAANTAKPLRPIQPTRINNRGPPRISDVPPLPPDFNTPGMNPPPPPLDHPYPFEKPPAPERPLVNQLPLERPVRPFVNGVPLPEQIVPQGNRPWNWNRPGGNRRPVPLYKPLPPFSDSMFHSDYDQDDKYPDTNLSPPIRDEPAESSTKKEENDRNEATTNSLENTMKVHDEANQDDKANSSIQETGMKDNHKYPTKDNRISNEKTSTPSSETGQSNQVSDSKQEEAPKPVIPLEIKPTKSTKISDHDSTPDANNENEKSTIAKTPTKTFSTLNIETSSSVQVIEPTTTRATVQPTASTANSSRNVTSTSSTIALEPSKSTDVESSTSSSISTETLPSTFIKSTTTTEKTILHTPVASTHLNTFAKNPAPTDRYAYRPRPGIVLDDTLDYTGPQGLATQRPYSPPRHPPIGDIFDVTVSAIQGPGGGGSGEGVRVPVNGNADVILTSAVEGQGFVSIDGKRTYLSLFENSDRTSTHVQPQPQPTRTQAPAVVGTGFAVPQPDPPSPRPTGPIRRLNFHRRPTQPPVRIDTCIVGDTSTCDVSQHEACATVQGVSACHCKPGYAKLQHSLPCKRIISIVVSIRVDKIYDRKVVWDQGFTDKDSEPYQTLAFQANRAIESAMSMTPFSDEYMGSSVNGVFQGDVSQGQGGVFVNATLKLTYEPRTIRPSLAGELQKHLLGVIHRRSNNIGNSALYVDSPPGSISNLQDLDECASSELNDCHSSATCTNNWGGFTCTCNHGLKDPHKDDPNESGRTCISCPSTYCNNRGSCSYQGDHMQCTCTGNYYGAQCEVDGEVLGVAIGASVAALIIIVLTLVCLVMWSRRWSREQKSVGSPVYGYIQGGIPGTLPGTLARVGSVGTLASVKQGPPTNLPPYMWAHFGDHMATANVYATEPMGPTRPSSAVFGYPPINVHGTLPPVPLPRLQPPLRSRQRHQPDPDSSDSEPQDKDRADLIPQSSGFHVPRPKSRSSLANQSGIYNDVEYDQGDLHHLSKNNIPMSTYRPYYRT; this is encoded by the exons gTGTGTCGGCCATCCAAAACGATCGGACATCCTCGAAATCGACCGCGGAGGATATGGTTCTGAGCGCGAGCGGGTACACAGGAGCGGAAAGGACTTCGAGCGTGTTCCATCGGGACGGGTCGCCGACTTTCCAGAGGACTGTACCAGCATTTCAATTAGAAAGCTCGAAGAGCGTCTCCGGTTTCGATAAAAGCGACGGCAGGTACGAGGACGCCAGGCATGAGGAGGCTATCGACGAGCTAACGTCCTCGAAACACGTTGATCACATCGACGGGAACAATATAGAGGTCAAGCCCGGGGAATACTATCG AATCGCGCTGACAACGAGAGAGCCCGTGTCGGGGGAAGGACAAGGGGCTCCGCAGGGACCAAAACTCTTGTCGGAGCCCCATCAGCTGGTTGGAGCGTCGTCCCAACGGGCACAGTACCTGCAGGCGATCGATCAACAAAGACAAGCTCGCCAAGAGATCCCCAGGATCTTTAGCGAACACGCTCCGCCGCCGATCCTGGAGACAGCGACTACGGGACAACGGCAGGCGAACCCTGACATCCAGGACATCCTCACCGGGATCGTCAAGATCCTGAAAGCCAACGTGAACGTCGCTGCCAACACCGCCAAACCTCTGCGACCGATCCAACCAACTAG GATCAACAACAGAGGTCCACCAAGGATTTCGGACGTCCCACCCTTGCCTCCCGATTTTAATACTCCTGGAATGAATCCACCGCCTCCTCCACTGGATCATCCTTACCCCTTTGAGAAACCGCCAGCTCCGGAGAGACCACTGGTCAATCAGCTACCGCTGGAAAGGCCTGTCAGACCCTTTGTGAACGGAGTCCCGCTGCCAGAGCAGATCGTTCCTCAAGGAAACCGTCCGTGGAATTGGAATCGACCTG GAGGTAACAGACGACCCGTTCCACTCTATAAACCTCTGCCACCATTTTCGGACTCTATGTTCCATTCGGATTACGACCAGGATGACAAATATCCTGATACAAATCTATCTCCTCCAATTCGAGACGAACCAGCAGAGTCTTCTACCAAAAAGGAGGAGAATGATCGCAACGAAGCTACTACCAACAGTCTAGAGAATACAATGAAGGTCCACGATGAGGCTAATCAAGATGACAAAGCGAATAGCTCGATCCAAGAAACTGGGATGAAGGACAACCATAAATATCCAACTAAAGACAATAGAATAAGCAACGAGAAGACATCGACGCCTAGTTCGGAAACTGGTCAATCCAACCAGGTGTCCGATTCGAAACAAGAGGAGGCTCCGAAGCCCGTGATCCCCTTGGAGATCAAGCCCACAAAGTCGACGAAGATCAGCGATCACGACTCCACTCCTGACGCGAACAACGAAAACGAGAAGTCGACGATCGCcaaaacgccgacgaaaacatTCTCGACGCTGAACATCGAGACCAGCTCGTCAGTGCAGGTGATCGAGCCTACGACAACGAGGGCTACTGTTCAACCGACAGCATCTACTGCGAACAGTTCCAGGAATGTTACAAGTACCTCGAGCACGATAGCTCTGGAGCCCAGTAAATCGACCGACGTAGAAAGCTCGACGAGCTCGTCGATTTCGACGGAGACTCTGCCCTCGACTTTCATAAAGAGCACGACTACTACGGAGAAGACTATACTCCACACACCTGTAGCGAGTACCCACCTGAACACGTTCGCCAAAAACCCAG CCCCCACGGATCGCTATGCCTACCGACCCCGGCCTGGAATTGTTCTCGACGACACCTTGGATTACACGGGACCTCAAGGACTGGCCACACAGCGACCCTACTCTCCGCCGAGACATCCGCCTATCGGTGATATTTTTGATGTCACGGTCTCGGCTATCCAAGGCCCCGGCGGTGGAGGCTCCG GAGAGGGTGTTAGAGTGCCGGTAAACGGAAACGCCGACGTGATCCTCACGTCCGCGGTAGAAGGTCAGGGCTTCGTCAGCATCGATGGCAAGAGGACCTATCTGAGCCTGTTCGAAAACTCTGATAGGACATCCACGCACGTGCAGCCGCAACCCCAGCCCACCAGAACGCAGGCACCTGCCGTGGTTGGAACAGG ATTCGCAGTGCCCCAGCCCGATCCACCTAGCCCAAGACCAACCGGTCCAATTAGAAGATTGAACTTCCACAGAAGGCCCACTCAACCTCCAGTTAGGATCGACACCTGTATAGTTGGAGACACGAGCACCTGCGATGTTAGTCAGCACGAGGCCTGTGCCACGGTCCAGGGAGTGTCCGCCTGCCATTGCAAGCCGGGATATGCTAAGCTGCAGCATTCTTTGCCTTGCAAGA GGATCATAAGCATCGTGGTATCCATCAGAGTAGACAAGATCTACGACAGGAAAGTGGTTTGGGACCAAGGGTTCACCGACAAGGACTCGGAGCCTTACCAAACCCTGGCCTTCCAAGCGAACCGCGCT ATCGAGTCAGCCATGTCGATGACACCGTTTTCGGACGAGTACATGGGCTCCTCGGTGAACGGTGTGTTCCAGGGCGACGTGAGCCAGGGGCAAGGGGGTGTCTTTGTGAATGCAACTTTGAAACTCACTTACGAGCCGAGAACAATTAGGCCAAGCCTCGCAGGGGAGCTGCAGAAGCATCTGCTCGGCGTTATTCATCGGCGCAGCAACAATATCGGGAACAGTGCTCTTTACGTAGACAGCCCGCCCGGATCTATATCGAATCTGCAAG ACCTGGACGAGTGCGCCTCGTCGGAGCTGAACGACTGCCATTCGTCGGCGACGTGCACCAACAATTGGGGCGGGTTCACCTGCACCTGCAACCACGGACTGAAGGATCCTCACAAGGACGATCCGAACGAGTCCGGAAGAACGTGCATATCTTGCCCCTCGACATACTGCAACAATCGAGGCTCGTGCTCCTACCAGGGCGACCATATGCAGTGCAC GTGCACTGGAAATTATTATGGGGCACAGTGCGAGGTCGATGGCGAGGTACTGGGGGTAGCTATAGGGGCGTCGGTAGCAgctttaataattatagtttTAACGCTAGTGTGTCTCGTCATGTGGAG TCGAAGGTGGTCGAGGGAGCAAAAATCGGTTGGATCACCGGTTTAtgggtatatacagggtggtattCCTGGCACCCTTCCAGGGACTCTGGCAAGGGTGGGATCTGTCGGCACCTTGGCTTCTGTTAAGCAAGGACCACCCACTAATCTGCCACCCTACATGTGGGCGCACTTTGGAGACCACATGGCGACTGCCAACGTTTACGCG ACGGAGCCCATGGGACCGACCAGGCCGAGTTCAGCAGTGTTCGGCTACCCTCCCATAAACGTCCACGGGACTTTACCGCCAGTTCCGTTGCCAAGACTCCAGCCACCATTGAGATCGAGACAGAGACACCAGCCGGACCCGGACAGCTCGGATTCAGAGCCTCAGGATAAGGACAGGGCCGATTTGATCCCCCAAAGCAGCGGATTCCACGTCCCCAGGCCAAAGTCTAGGTCCTCCTTAGCC AATCAAAGCGGAATCTACAACGACGTCGAGTACGACCAGGGTGACCTGCACCATTTATCGAAAAACAATATCCCGATGTCCACTTACAGGCCGTACTATCGAACGTGA
- the LOC143211430 gene encoding uncharacterized protein LOC143211430 — translation MWMTLVSGLQVAAAEAPGASVEDNAAPTAVPDFDKELPTPAQLLEMLDAMTGLSEEEKNSIKQELLGNLRVDSPQSLGGNDMTTQTVILLSLLGVVALIFVFFVYKLFKCLSEREAKREEKKKQKQLKKKK, via the exons ATGTGGATGACACTCGTGAGCGGTCTTCAGGTTGCAGCGGCCGAAGCACCGGGAGCATCTGTCGAAGACAATGCGGCTCCTACCGCGGTCCCAGACTTCGACAAAGAGCTCCCGACGCCTGCACAGCTGCTCGAGATGCTAGACGCGATGACGGGCTTGTCCGAGGAAGAGAAAAACAGTATCAAGCAGGAATTGTTGGGAAATCTGCGAGTGGATAGCCCGCAATCGCTCGGCGGCAACGACATGACCACGCAGACCGTGATCCTGTTGTCCCTGTTGGGCGTTGTCGCTCTGATTTTCG TGTTCTTCGTCTACAAGCTGTTCAAGTGTCTGTCGGAGCGAGAGGCGAAGagggaggagaagaagaagcagaaacagctgaagaagaagaagtag
- the LOC143211422 gene encoding deoxyuridine 5'-triphosphate nucleotidohydrolase-like isoform X1 has translation MKRHASRTPVSGTVRTPKRRKKQTCRTISSIIIWNLYRVTRSRTRWLRRIDRNPPKKPNYEKDRCRCSSQSVSESQEKTLKNTKMPTMNSATILKFAKMTDKAYAPMKGSKSAAGYDLRSAYEYTVPARGKELVKTDLQIEVPEGTYGRIAPRSGLAWKNSIDVGAGVIDADYRGNVGVVLFNFGNEDFKISPGDRVAQLICERIVYPELEESENLDNTERGEGGFGSTGKN, from the exons ATGAAACGACACGCGTCCAGAACACCCGTTTCGGGAACCGTTAGAACCccaaaaagacgtaaaaaacagACCTGCAGAACTATATCTTCAATTATCATATG GAATCTATATAGAGTGACTCGGAGCAGAACAAGATGGCTACGCCGTATTGATAGGAA CCCGCCAAAAAAGCCCAACTACGAGAAAGACCGTTGCCGGTGTTCGTCACAGTCAGTCAGTGAGAGCCAAGAGAAAACGTTGAAGAACACCAAGATGCCGACAATGAACAGTGCAACAATATTGAAATTCGCAAAGATGACAGACAAAGCTTATGCTCCTATGAAAGGATCGAAGTCTGCTGCCGGTTACGACTTAAGAAG tGCTTACGAATACACAGTGCCAGCTCGTGGCAAAGAGTTAGTCAAGACGGATTTGCAAATCGAAGTTCCTGAAGGCACTTATGGCAGAATCGCACCACGATCCGGTCTTGCGTGGAAAAACAGCATCGACGTTGGCGCCGGCGTAATCGATGCTGATTACCG AGGAAACGTGGGGGTTGTGTTATTTAACTTTGGCAACGAGGACTTTAAGATCTCACCAGGGGACCGTGTAGCGCAATTGATTTGTGAAAGAATTGTCTATCCTGAACTGGAGGAAAGTGAGAATTTAGATAACACAGAGAGAGGAGAAGGAGGCTTCGGTTCTACAGGAAAGAACTGA
- the LOC143211423 gene encoding protein N-terminal glutamine amidohydrolase has translation MAVEPREAGHTKPLIQLFPKAAECVYTSCYCEENVWKLCQDVATRHGSELQHCCVAFVSNPWRSVPLWRQRAGKDEDKLVIWDYHVILIYAPDERAVVYDLDSALPFPTHFWKYAMETYRSDDVVQPEHHRRFRVVPASVFLREFASDRHHMKREDGTWIKTPPDYPPISTPTCKNNLDSFINTDPGTGLGIVLTLEQFFDRYHRPIAIGTAPRAPPPQAKPT, from the exons ATGGCCGTGGAGCCTCGCGAGGCCGGCCACACGAAGCCGCTGATCCAGCTCTTTCCGAAAGCCGCCGAGTGCGTGTACACGAGTTGCTACTG CGAGGAGAATGTATGGAAGCTGTGTCAGGACGTAGCGACGAGGCACGGATCGGAATTACAGCATTGCTGTGTCGCGTTCGTGAGCAACCCCTGGCGTAGCGTTCCACTTTGGCGGCAACGGGCCGGGAAGGACGAGGATAAGCTCGTGATTTGG GACTACCACGTAATCCTTATCTACGCACCCGATGAAAGAGCGGTCGTGTACGATTTAGATAGCGCGTTGCCGTTTCCGACGCATTTTTGGAAATACGCGATGGAAACGTACAGGTCGGACGACGTGGTGCAACCAGAGCATCACAGGAGGTTCAGGGTGGTGCCAGCCAGCGTGTTCTTGCGAGAGTTCGCGTCCGATCGGCATCACATGAAACGCGAGGACGGCACATGGATCAAGACACCACCGGATTACCCGCCGATCTCTACACCAA CGTGCAAGAACAACTTGGATTCCTTTATTAACACCGATCCAGGGACCGGTCTCGGGATCGTGTTGACGTTAGAGCAATTCTTCGACCGGTATCACAGGCCGATCGCGATCGGAACGGCACCACGTGCGCCTCCGCCGCAAGCGAAGCCGACTTAA